A window of Primulina tabacum isolate GXHZ01 chromosome 4, ASM2559414v2, whole genome shotgun sequence contains these coding sequences:
- the LOC142542832 gene encoding uncharacterized protein LOC142542832 isoform X6, translating into MAAPSAGTSAAVESTSVSSEELSVKAVHKRYDGLMTVRTKAIKGKGAWYWAHLEPILVHNPDTGFPKAVKLRCSLCDAVFSASNPSRTASEHLKRGTCPNFASSPNPISSVPPSSSVSVASLPHTPNVPSSSQLSHNQRKRSSSGGSRGVGLGGGGGSGNSVGVVTTFSAHQVTIPPLAVVDPSRFTVDLAYPPSVPIASTRAGTGGGLYSHQQQQQLVLSGGKEDLGALAMLEDSVKRLKSPKASRAPTLSKEQVDSAFDLLVDWVYDCCGSVTFSSLEHPKFKAFLNHVGLPAVSRKELAGSRLDAKYEEAKAESEAKIRDAMFFQIASDGWKSKDYYSHPREESLVNLVNLAVNLPNGTSVFRRAVFTSGYTVSKYAEEVLWDIITEICGNNVQHCVGVVSDKFKALRNLENQHQWMVNLCCQYQGLNALIKDFGNGLPLFKNVTENCLKLANFVNNKSQIRHSFQKYQLQEYRHASLLRVPLRSYERSDFGPVLAMVEDILSSARALELVLLDESYKMVLMEEPIAREIEETMRNRHFWNELEAVHSLVKLVKTMARDIETEKPRIGQCLSLWQELRLKLKDWCSKFHILEGPVEKIIERRFKKNYHPAWAAAFILDPLYLIRDTSGKYLPPFKFLTPEQEKDVDKLITRLVSRDEAHIALMELMKWRTEGLDPVYAQAVQLKQKDPNTGKMKIANPQSSRLVWETHLTEFKSLGKVAVRLIFLHATSCGFKCNLPLMRWISANSHSRVGMDRAQKLVFIYAHSKMEKRENSDDDDKETGDLFTLENGEDDVLNEVFVDTSSASI; encoded by the exons ATGGCAGCACCGAGCGCCGGAACCTCCGCCGCAGTGGAATCTACTTCCGTCTCGTCTGAAGAATTATCTGTGAAGGCGGTGCACAAGAGATATGATGGGTTGATGACTGTACGGACGAAGGCAATTAAGGGCAAAGGCGCGTGGTACTGGGCACACCTTGAGCCGATTCTTGTGCATAATCCTGATACGGGTTTTCCCAAGGCCGTGAAGCTGAGGTGTTCGTTGTGCGACGCAGTGTTCTCCGCTTCTAACCCGTCGAGAACTGCCTCCGAGCACTTGAAAAGGGGCACATGCCCGAATTTTGCTTCGTCGCCAAATCCCATTTCTTCAGTGCCTCCGtcttcttctgtttctgttGCTAGCTTGCCGCATACTCCGAATGTTCCGTCGTCATCCCAGCTGTCCCACAACCAAAGGAAGCGTAGTTCTTCCGGAGGTAGTCGTGGCGTCGGTCTCGGCGGCGGAGGGGGTAGTGGGAATTCCGTTGGTGTAGTAACGACCTTTTCCGCGCACCAAGTAACTATTCCACCATTGGCTGTTGTTGACCCATCAAGATTTACAGTGGATTTAGCTTACCCACCTTCTGTTCCAATTGCTAGCACTA GGGCTGGCACCGGCGGCGGGTTGTACAGTCATCAACAGCAACAACAGTTGGTTTTGTCAGGTGGGAAAGAGGATTTGGGAGCTTTAGCTATGTTGGAAGACAGCGTGAAACGGCTCAAGAGCCCTAAAGCATCGCGTGCACCGACTCTGAGCAAGGAACAGGTTGATTCTGCATTTGATCTTCTTGTTGATTGGGTTTATGATTGTTGCGGGTCAGTTACATTTTCAAGCCTCGAGCATCCAAAATTTAAGGCATTCCTGAATCACGTAGGATTGCCTGCAGTTTCAAGGAAAGAACTAGCTGGGTCTAGATTAGATGCCAAGTATGAGGAGGCTAAGGCGGAGTCTGAGGCCAAGATTCGCGATGCCATGTTCTTTCAGATTGCATCTGATGGCTGGAAGTCAAAGGATTATTATAGTCACCCAAGGGAGGAGAGTTTGGTGAATTTAGTAAATTTGGCTGTGAATCTTCCTAATGGAACTAGTGTGTTTAGGAGGGCAGTTTTTACAAGTGGTTACACGGTGTCGAAATATGCAGAGGAGGTTTTGTGGGATATTATAACTGAAATTTGTGGGAACAACGTGCAGCATTGTGTAGGTGTAGTTTCAGACAAGTTTAAGGCATTGAGGAATTTAGAGAATCAGCATCAATGGATGGTAAATCTTTGTTGTCAATATCAGGGTTTGAACGCACTGATTAAGGATTTTGGTAATGGGCTTCCGTTATTCAAGAATGTGACTGAAAATTGCTTGAAACTGGCAAATTTTGTTAACAACAAGTCTCAGATTCGGCATAGTTTTCAGAAGTATCAGCTGCAAGAATACAGACATGCCAGTTTGTTAAGAGTACCACTGCGAAGTTATGAAAGATCAGATTTTGGTCCTGTATTGGCAATGGTAGAGGACATATTGAGCTCGGCTCGGGCTCTTGAGTTAGTGTTGTTGGATGAATCATACAAGATGGTTTTAATGGAGGAGCCAATTGCCAGAGAGATTGAAGAAACGATGAGGAATCGACATTTCTGGAATGAATTAGAAGCTGTGCATTCTCTAGTGAAATTAGTTAAGACCATGGCTCGAGATATCGAGACTGAAAAACCTCGGATTGGACAATGCCTGTCACTCTGGCAAGAGCTTAGGTTAAAACTGAAGGATTGGTGCTCTAAATTTCACATTCTTGAAGGGCCTGTGGAAAAAATAATCGAGAGAagattcaaaaaaaattatcatcCTGCTTGGGCTGCTGCCTTCATTCTTGATCCACTTTATCTGATCAGGGACACTAGTGGTAAATACTTACCACCCTTTAAATTCTTGACACCTGAACAAGAGAAGGATGTTGATAAACTCATAACTCGTCTTGTATCGAGGGACGAAGCTCACATTGCACTGATGGAGCTTATGAAGTGGAGAACAGAAGGGCTTGATCCTGTTTACGCTCAAGCAGTGCAATTAAAGCAAAAGGATCCCAACACTGGTAAGATGAAGATTGCCAACCCCCAAAGCAGCAGGCTTGTGTGGGAAACACACTTGACTGAGTTCAAGTCATTAGGAAAGGTAGCAGTTCGGTTAATTTTCCTTCACGCGACTTCGTGCGGTTTTAAATGCAACTTGCCTTTAATGAGATGGATTAGTGCTAATTCCCATTCAAGAGTTGGAATGGATAGGGCTCAAAAGCTGGTTTTTATATATGCTCATTCGAAGATGGAGAAACGGGAAAATTCGGATGATGATGATAAGGAAACCGGCGACCTTTTTACCTTGGAAAATGGTGAGGACGATGTGCTCAATGAGGTTTTTGTTGATACATCCTCTGC AAGCATATGA
- the LOC142542832 gene encoding uncharacterized protein LOC142542832 isoform X3: MAAPSAGTSAAVESTSVSSEELSVKAVHKRYDGLMTVRTKAIKGKGAWYWAHLEPILVHNPDTGFPKAVKLRCSLCDAVFSASNPSRTASEHLKRGTCPNFASSPNPISSVPPSSSVSVASLPHTPNVPSSSQLSHNQRKRSSSGGSRGVGLGGGGGSGNSVGVVTTFSAHQVTIPPLAVVDPSRFTVDLAYPPSVPIASTSAVIVSASASPGGRVSGTGAGTGGGLYSHQQQQQLVLSGGKEDLGALAMLEDSVKRLKSPKASRAPTLSKEQVDSAFDLLVDWVYDCCGSVTFSSLEHPKFKAFLNHVGLPAVSRKELAGSRLDAKYEEAKAESEAKIRDAMFFQIASDGWKSKDYYSHPREESLVNLVNLAVNLPNGTSVFRRAVFTSGYTVSKYAEEVLWDIITEICGNNVQHCVGVVSDKFKALRNLENQHQWMVNLCCQYQGLNALIKDFGNGLPLFKNVTENCLKLANFVNNKSQIRHSFQKYQLQEYRHASLLRVPLRSYERSDFGPVLAMVEDILSSARALELVLLDESYKMVLMEEPIAREIEETMRNRHFWNELEAVHSLVKLVKTMARDIETEKPRIGQCLSLWQELRLKLKDWCSKFHILEGPVEKIIERRFKKNYHPAWAAAFILDPLYLIRDTSGKYLPPFKFLTPEQEKDVDKLITRLVSRDEAHIALMELMKWRTEGLDPVYAQAVQLKQKDPNTGKMKIANPQSSRLVWETHLTEFKSLGKVAVRLIFLHATSCGFKCNLPLMRWISANSHSRVGMDRAQKLVFIYAHSKMEKRENSDDDDKETGDLFTLENEAYDTGIVKLARPP; the protein is encoded by the exons ATGGCAGCACCGAGCGCCGGAACCTCCGCCGCAGTGGAATCTACTTCCGTCTCGTCTGAAGAATTATCTGTGAAGGCGGTGCACAAGAGATATGATGGGTTGATGACTGTACGGACGAAGGCAATTAAGGGCAAAGGCGCGTGGTACTGGGCACACCTTGAGCCGATTCTTGTGCATAATCCTGATACGGGTTTTCCCAAGGCCGTGAAGCTGAGGTGTTCGTTGTGCGACGCAGTGTTCTCCGCTTCTAACCCGTCGAGAACTGCCTCCGAGCACTTGAAAAGGGGCACATGCCCGAATTTTGCTTCGTCGCCAAATCCCATTTCTTCAGTGCCTCCGtcttcttctgtttctgttGCTAGCTTGCCGCATACTCCGAATGTTCCGTCGTCATCCCAGCTGTCCCACAACCAAAGGAAGCGTAGTTCTTCCGGAGGTAGTCGTGGCGTCGGTCTCGGCGGCGGAGGGGGTAGTGGGAATTCCGTTGGTGTAGTAACGACCTTTTCCGCGCACCAAGTAACTATTCCACCATTGGCTGTTGTTGACCCATCAAGATTTACAGTGGATTTAGCTTACCCACCTTCTGTTCCAATTGCTAGCACTAGTGCTGTCATCGTCTCCGCTAGTGCAAGTCCCGGCGGCAGAGTCAGCGGCACAGGGGCTGGCACCGGCGGCGGGTTGTACAGTCATCAACAGCAACAACAGTTGGTTTTGTCAGGTGGGAAAGAGGATTTGGGAGCTTTAGCTATGTTGGAAGACAGCGTGAAACGGCTCAAGAGCCCTAAAGCATCGCGTGCACCGACTCTGAGCAAGGAACAGGTTGATTCTGCATTTGATCTTCTTGTTGATTGGGTTTATGATTGTTGCGGGTCAGTTACATTTTCAAGCCTCGAGCATCCAAAATTTAAGGCATTCCTGAATCACGTAGGATTGCCTGCAGTTTCAAGGAAAGAACTAGCTGGGTCTAGATTAGATGCCAAGTATGAGGAGGCTAAGGCGGAGTCTGAGGCCAAGATTCGCGATGCCATGTTCTTTCAGATTGCATCTGATGGCTGGAAGTCAAAGGATTATTATAGTCACCCAAGGGAGGAGAGTTTGGTGAATTTAGTAAATTTGGCTGTGAATCTTCCTAATGGAACTAGTGTGTTTAGGAGGGCAGTTTTTACAAGTGGTTACACGGTGTCGAAATATGCAGAGGAGGTTTTGTGGGATATTATAACTGAAATTTGTGGGAACAACGTGCAGCATTGTGTAGGTGTAGTTTCAGACAAGTTTAAGGCATTGAGGAATTTAGAGAATCAGCATCAATGGATGGTAAATCTTTGTTGTCAATATCAGGGTTTGAACGCACTGATTAAGGATTTTGGTAATGGGCTTCCGTTATTCAAGAATGTGACTGAAAATTGCTTGAAACTGGCAAATTTTGTTAACAACAAGTCTCAGATTCGGCATAGTTTTCAGAAGTATCAGCTGCAAGAATACAGACATGCCAGTTTGTTAAGAGTACCACTGCGAAGTTATGAAAGATCAGATTTTGGTCCTGTATTGGCAATGGTAGAGGACATATTGAGCTCGGCTCGGGCTCTTGAGTTAGTGTTGTTGGATGAATCATACAAGATGGTTTTAATGGAGGAGCCAATTGCCAGAGAGATTGAAGAAACGATGAGGAATCGACATTTCTGGAATGAATTAGAAGCTGTGCATTCTCTAGTGAAATTAGTTAAGACCATGGCTCGAGATATCGAGACTGAAAAACCTCGGATTGGACAATGCCTGTCACTCTGGCAAGAGCTTAGGTTAAAACTGAAGGATTGGTGCTCTAAATTTCACATTCTTGAAGGGCCTGTGGAAAAAATAATCGAGAGAagattcaaaaaaaattatcatcCTGCTTGGGCTGCTGCCTTCATTCTTGATCCACTTTATCTGATCAGGGACACTAGTGGTAAATACTTACCACCCTTTAAATTCTTGACACCTGAACAAGAGAAGGATGTTGATAAACTCATAACTCGTCTTGTATCGAGGGACGAAGCTCACATTGCACTGATGGAGCTTATGAAGTGGAGAACAGAAGGGCTTGATCCTGTTTACGCTCAAGCAGTGCAATTAAAGCAAAAGGATCCCAACACTGGTAAGATGAAGATTGCCAACCCCCAAAGCAGCAGGCTTGTGTGGGAAACACACTTGACTGAGTTCAAGTCATTAGGAAAGGTAGCAGTTCGGTTAATTTTCCTTCACGCGACTTCGTGCGGTTTTAAATGCAACTTGCCTTTAATGAGATGGATTAGTGCTAATTCCCATTCAAGAGTTGGAATGGATAGGGCTCAAAAGCTGGTTTTTATATATGCTCATTCGAAGATGGAGAAACGGGAAAATTCGGATGATGATGATAAGGAAACCGGCGACCTTTTTACCTTGGAAAATG AAGCATATGACACGGGCATTGTTAAATTGGCAAGACCTCCATGA
- the LOC142542832 gene encoding uncharacterized protein LOC142542832 isoform X4 encodes MAAPSAGTSAAVESTSVSSEELSVKAVHKRYDGLMTVRTKAIKGKGAWYWAHLEPILVHNPDTGFPKAVKLRCSLCDAVFSASNPSRTASEHLKRGTCPNFASSPNPISSVPPSSSVSVASLPHTPNVPSSSQLSHNQRKRSSSGGSRGVGLGGGGGSGNSVGVVTTFSAHQVTIPPLAVVDPSRFTVDLAYPPSVPIASTSAVIVSASASPGGRVSGTGAGTGGGLYSHQQQQQLVLSGGKEDLGALAMLEDSVKRLKSPKASRAPTLSKEQVDSAFDLLVDWVYDCCGSVTFSSLEHPKFKAFLNHVGLPAVSRKELAGSRLDAKYEEAKAESEAKIRDAMFFQIASDGWKSKDYYSHPREESLVNLVNLAVNLPNGTSVFRRAVFTSGYTVSKYAEEVLWDIITEICGNNVQHCVGVVSDKFKALRNLENQHQWMVNLCCQYQGLNALIKDFGNGLPLFKNVTENCLKLANFVNNKSQIRHSFQKYQLQEYRHASLLRVPLRSYERSDFGPVLAMVEDILSSARALELVLLDESYKMVLMEEPIAREIEETMRNRHFWNELEAVHSLVKLVKTMARDIETEKPRIGQCLSLWQELRLKLKDWCSKFHILEGPVEKIIERRFKKNYHPAWAAAFILDPLYLIRDTSGKYLPPFKFLTPEQEKDVDKLITRLVSRDEAHIALMELMKWRTEGLDPVYAQAVQLKQKDPNTGKMKIANPQSSRLVWETHLTEFKSLGKVAVRLIFLHATSCGFKCNLPLMRWISANSHSRVGMDRAQKLVFIYAHSKMEKRENSDDDDKETGDLFTLENAYDTGIVKLARPP; translated from the exons ATGGCAGCACCGAGCGCCGGAACCTCCGCCGCAGTGGAATCTACTTCCGTCTCGTCTGAAGAATTATCTGTGAAGGCGGTGCACAAGAGATATGATGGGTTGATGACTGTACGGACGAAGGCAATTAAGGGCAAAGGCGCGTGGTACTGGGCACACCTTGAGCCGATTCTTGTGCATAATCCTGATACGGGTTTTCCCAAGGCCGTGAAGCTGAGGTGTTCGTTGTGCGACGCAGTGTTCTCCGCTTCTAACCCGTCGAGAACTGCCTCCGAGCACTTGAAAAGGGGCACATGCCCGAATTTTGCTTCGTCGCCAAATCCCATTTCTTCAGTGCCTCCGtcttcttctgtttctgttGCTAGCTTGCCGCATACTCCGAATGTTCCGTCGTCATCCCAGCTGTCCCACAACCAAAGGAAGCGTAGTTCTTCCGGAGGTAGTCGTGGCGTCGGTCTCGGCGGCGGAGGGGGTAGTGGGAATTCCGTTGGTGTAGTAACGACCTTTTCCGCGCACCAAGTAACTATTCCACCATTGGCTGTTGTTGACCCATCAAGATTTACAGTGGATTTAGCTTACCCACCTTCTGTTCCAATTGCTAGCACTAGTGCTGTCATCGTCTCCGCTAGTGCAAGTCCCGGCGGCAGAGTCAGCGGCACAGGGGCTGGCACCGGCGGCGGGTTGTACAGTCATCAACAGCAACAACAGTTGGTTTTGTCAGGTGGGAAAGAGGATTTGGGAGCTTTAGCTATGTTGGAAGACAGCGTGAAACGGCTCAAGAGCCCTAAAGCATCGCGTGCACCGACTCTGAGCAAGGAACAGGTTGATTCTGCATTTGATCTTCTTGTTGATTGGGTTTATGATTGTTGCGGGTCAGTTACATTTTCAAGCCTCGAGCATCCAAAATTTAAGGCATTCCTGAATCACGTAGGATTGCCTGCAGTTTCAAGGAAAGAACTAGCTGGGTCTAGATTAGATGCCAAGTATGAGGAGGCTAAGGCGGAGTCTGAGGCCAAGATTCGCGATGCCATGTTCTTTCAGATTGCATCTGATGGCTGGAAGTCAAAGGATTATTATAGTCACCCAAGGGAGGAGAGTTTGGTGAATTTAGTAAATTTGGCTGTGAATCTTCCTAATGGAACTAGTGTGTTTAGGAGGGCAGTTTTTACAAGTGGTTACACGGTGTCGAAATATGCAGAGGAGGTTTTGTGGGATATTATAACTGAAATTTGTGGGAACAACGTGCAGCATTGTGTAGGTGTAGTTTCAGACAAGTTTAAGGCATTGAGGAATTTAGAGAATCAGCATCAATGGATGGTAAATCTTTGTTGTCAATATCAGGGTTTGAACGCACTGATTAAGGATTTTGGTAATGGGCTTCCGTTATTCAAGAATGTGACTGAAAATTGCTTGAAACTGGCAAATTTTGTTAACAACAAGTCTCAGATTCGGCATAGTTTTCAGAAGTATCAGCTGCAAGAATACAGACATGCCAGTTTGTTAAGAGTACCACTGCGAAGTTATGAAAGATCAGATTTTGGTCCTGTATTGGCAATGGTAGAGGACATATTGAGCTCGGCTCGGGCTCTTGAGTTAGTGTTGTTGGATGAATCATACAAGATGGTTTTAATGGAGGAGCCAATTGCCAGAGAGATTGAAGAAACGATGAGGAATCGACATTTCTGGAATGAATTAGAAGCTGTGCATTCTCTAGTGAAATTAGTTAAGACCATGGCTCGAGATATCGAGACTGAAAAACCTCGGATTGGACAATGCCTGTCACTCTGGCAAGAGCTTAGGTTAAAACTGAAGGATTGGTGCTCTAAATTTCACATTCTTGAAGGGCCTGTGGAAAAAATAATCGAGAGAagattcaaaaaaaattatcatcCTGCTTGGGCTGCTGCCTTCATTCTTGATCCACTTTATCTGATCAGGGACACTAGTGGTAAATACTTACCACCCTTTAAATTCTTGACACCTGAACAAGAGAAGGATGTTGATAAACTCATAACTCGTCTTGTATCGAGGGACGAAGCTCACATTGCACTGATGGAGCTTATGAAGTGGAGAACAGAAGGGCTTGATCCTGTTTACGCTCAAGCAGTGCAATTAAAGCAAAAGGATCCCAACACTGGTAAGATGAAGATTGCCAACCCCCAAAGCAGCAGGCTTGTGTGGGAAACACACTTGACTGAGTTCAAGTCATTAGGAAAGGTAGCAGTTCGGTTAATTTTCCTTCACGCGACTTCGTGCGGTTTTAAATGCAACTTGCCTTTAATGAGATGGATTAGTGCTAATTCCCATTCAAGAGTTGGAATGGATAGGGCTCAAAAGCTGGTTTTTATATATGCTCATTCGAAGATGGAGAAACGGGAAAATTCGGATGATGATGATAAGGAAACCGGCGACCTTTTTACCTTGGAAAATG CATATGACACGGGCATTGTTAAATTGGCAAGACCTCCATGA
- the LOC142542832 gene encoding uncharacterized protein LOC142542832 isoform X5: MAAPSAGTSAAVESTSVSSEELSVKAVHKRYDGLMTVRTKAIKGKGAWYWAHLEPILVHNPDTGFPKAVKLRCSLCDAVFSASNPSRTASEHLKRGTCPNFASSPNPISSVPPSSSVSVASLPHTPNVPSSSQLSHNQRKRSSSGGSRGVGLGGGGGSGNSVGVVTTFSAHQVTIPPLAVVDPSRFTVDLAYPPSVPIASTSAVIVSARAGTGGGLYSHQQQQQLVLSGGKEDLGALAMLEDSVKRLKSPKASRAPTLSKEQVDSAFDLLVDWVYDCCGSVTFSSLEHPKFKAFLNHVGLPAVSRKELAGSRLDAKYEEAKAESEAKIRDAMFFQIASDGWKSKDYYSHPREESLVNLVNLAVNLPNGTSVFRRAVFTSGYTVSKYAEEVLWDIITEICGNNVQHCVGVVSDKFKALRNLENQHQWMVNLCCQYQGLNALIKDFGNGLPLFKNVTENCLKLANFVNNKSQIRHSFQKYQLQEYRHASLLRVPLRSYERSDFGPVLAMVEDILSSARALELVLLDESYKMVLMEEPIAREIEETMRNRHFWNELEAVHSLVKLVKTMARDIETEKPRIGQCLSLWQELRLKLKDWCSKFHILEGPVEKIIERRFKKNYHPAWAAAFILDPLYLIRDTSGKYLPPFKFLTPEQEKDVDKLITRLVSRDEAHIALMELMKWRTEGLDPVYAQAVQLKQKDPNTGKMKIANPQSSRLVWETHLTEFKSLGKVAVRLIFLHATSCGFKCNLPLMRWISANSHSRVGMDRAQKLVFIYAHSKMEKRENSDDDDKETGDLFTLENGEDDVLNEVFVDTSSASI, from the exons ATGGCAGCACCGAGCGCCGGAACCTCCGCCGCAGTGGAATCTACTTCCGTCTCGTCTGAAGAATTATCTGTGAAGGCGGTGCACAAGAGATATGATGGGTTGATGACTGTACGGACGAAGGCAATTAAGGGCAAAGGCGCGTGGTACTGGGCACACCTTGAGCCGATTCTTGTGCATAATCCTGATACGGGTTTTCCCAAGGCCGTGAAGCTGAGGTGTTCGTTGTGCGACGCAGTGTTCTCCGCTTCTAACCCGTCGAGAACTGCCTCCGAGCACTTGAAAAGGGGCACATGCCCGAATTTTGCTTCGTCGCCAAATCCCATTTCTTCAGTGCCTCCGtcttcttctgtttctgttGCTAGCTTGCCGCATACTCCGAATGTTCCGTCGTCATCCCAGCTGTCCCACAACCAAAGGAAGCGTAGTTCTTCCGGAGGTAGTCGTGGCGTCGGTCTCGGCGGCGGAGGGGGTAGTGGGAATTCCGTTGGTGTAGTAACGACCTTTTCCGCGCACCAAGTAACTATTCCACCATTGGCTGTTGTTGACCCATCAAGATTTACAGTGGATTTAGCTTACCCACCTTCTGTTCCAATTGCTAGCACTAGTGCTGTCATCGTCTCCGCTA GGGCTGGCACCGGCGGCGGGTTGTACAGTCATCAACAGCAACAACAGTTGGTTTTGTCAGGTGGGAAAGAGGATTTGGGAGCTTTAGCTATGTTGGAAGACAGCGTGAAACGGCTCAAGAGCCCTAAAGCATCGCGTGCACCGACTCTGAGCAAGGAACAGGTTGATTCTGCATTTGATCTTCTTGTTGATTGGGTTTATGATTGTTGCGGGTCAGTTACATTTTCAAGCCTCGAGCATCCAAAATTTAAGGCATTCCTGAATCACGTAGGATTGCCTGCAGTTTCAAGGAAAGAACTAGCTGGGTCTAGATTAGATGCCAAGTATGAGGAGGCTAAGGCGGAGTCTGAGGCCAAGATTCGCGATGCCATGTTCTTTCAGATTGCATCTGATGGCTGGAAGTCAAAGGATTATTATAGTCACCCAAGGGAGGAGAGTTTGGTGAATTTAGTAAATTTGGCTGTGAATCTTCCTAATGGAACTAGTGTGTTTAGGAGGGCAGTTTTTACAAGTGGTTACACGGTGTCGAAATATGCAGAGGAGGTTTTGTGGGATATTATAACTGAAATTTGTGGGAACAACGTGCAGCATTGTGTAGGTGTAGTTTCAGACAAGTTTAAGGCATTGAGGAATTTAGAGAATCAGCATCAATGGATGGTAAATCTTTGTTGTCAATATCAGGGTTTGAACGCACTGATTAAGGATTTTGGTAATGGGCTTCCGTTATTCAAGAATGTGACTGAAAATTGCTTGAAACTGGCAAATTTTGTTAACAACAAGTCTCAGATTCGGCATAGTTTTCAGAAGTATCAGCTGCAAGAATACAGACATGCCAGTTTGTTAAGAGTACCACTGCGAAGTTATGAAAGATCAGATTTTGGTCCTGTATTGGCAATGGTAGAGGACATATTGAGCTCGGCTCGGGCTCTTGAGTTAGTGTTGTTGGATGAATCATACAAGATGGTTTTAATGGAGGAGCCAATTGCCAGAGAGATTGAAGAAACGATGAGGAATCGACATTTCTGGAATGAATTAGAAGCTGTGCATTCTCTAGTGAAATTAGTTAAGACCATGGCTCGAGATATCGAGACTGAAAAACCTCGGATTGGACAATGCCTGTCACTCTGGCAAGAGCTTAGGTTAAAACTGAAGGATTGGTGCTCTAAATTTCACATTCTTGAAGGGCCTGTGGAAAAAATAATCGAGAGAagattcaaaaaaaattatcatcCTGCTTGGGCTGCTGCCTTCATTCTTGATCCACTTTATCTGATCAGGGACACTAGTGGTAAATACTTACCACCCTTTAAATTCTTGACACCTGAACAAGAGAAGGATGTTGATAAACTCATAACTCGTCTTGTATCGAGGGACGAAGCTCACATTGCACTGATGGAGCTTATGAAGTGGAGAACAGAAGGGCTTGATCCTGTTTACGCTCAAGCAGTGCAATTAAAGCAAAAGGATCCCAACACTGGTAAGATGAAGATTGCCAACCCCCAAAGCAGCAGGCTTGTGTGGGAAACACACTTGACTGAGTTCAAGTCATTAGGAAAGGTAGCAGTTCGGTTAATTTTCCTTCACGCGACTTCGTGCGGTTTTAAATGCAACTTGCCTTTAATGAGATGGATTAGTGCTAATTCCCATTCAAGAGTTGGAATGGATAGGGCTCAAAAGCTGGTTTTTATATATGCTCATTCGAAGATGGAGAAACGGGAAAATTCGGATGATGATGATAAGGAAACCGGCGACCTTTTTACCTTGGAAAATGGTGAGGACGATGTGCTCAATGAGGTTTTTGTTGATACATCCTCTGC AAGCATATGA